The DNA region GCGGATTTGAGGGGACTTTTTCAACTCGTCCCGCCCGCATCGCAGCAGCCGATCGCAGGCCATGATCCAGCCGAGAACCGGCCCATGCTTATCAATCGCCTGGCGGGCGTATTCGGAACACCCCGGATGCATGGGGCACGTGCCGGCGCGAACCGCATTGAGATGATCCATCGGGCCGCGATAGAAATCAATGGCAGCGCCCAGCGGACCGGTGCCGGATTCGTTTTGCCAATGAAAATGGCTGCACCCGCAAAGCATAAGGACAGCGGCCGTCAGAAGAAATATGCTGAATTTATGGGAAAATTGCATAAGCCGTTTTTTGCGAAGCCATCAGTCCTGACGGATTGAAAATTTTCCGGGCAGCAGAAAGTCCACCGCCATTGAGATGAAAAAACCCGCCGTGGCCACCAGAATGATGGTCGCCCCGGATGTAAGATTAAACGTATAGGCCAGCCATAGTCCGGTTAAATTAAATATCATGGCAAAAAGCGTGGCCAGCACCATCATCATCAAAAGGGATCTTGCGTATTTTTCCGCAATAAACGGCGGGATGGTCAACAGGGCGATGACCAGAATCAGGCCCACTACCCGGATGATAATGACAATGGAGACCGCAATCAATCCGATAAATAAAAAATAGAGGAGATTTACCGGTACGCCGCGCAGGGAGGCGAATTCATCGTCATAGGAGATGGCCAGCATGTCCCGGTAAAAATATCCCGTGGCCGCAATCGTGATAATGCTGAGCCCCAGCATCCACCAGATATCGGAACCCGGCACAGCCAGGATGCTCCCGAAGAGAAAACTCATGAGGTTGACATTGTAGCCGGGGGTGAGATCGAGCAGAATGATGCCGATGGCCATGCCCACCGCCCATAGGACCCCGATAAATGTATCGGCACGGTTTTTGGCCTTTAGCACCACGGCGGTCATCACAATGGCCGCTAACAGGGAGAATCCCAGGGTGCCGACAATATAGGGGATGCCAAAAAAAAAGGCCACGCCAATGCCGCCGTATGATGCATGGGCGATGCCCCCGCCCAAAAACACCAGCCGGTTGACCACCACGAAAGTGCCGATCACGCCGCAGATCAGGCTGGCAAAGAAACCCGCGAAAAGCGCATTCCGCATGAACTCAAACTGAAGGGCCTCGATCATGGCTGGTCCTTATGGGTTTTTAAAATCCGGTGGGGAATACCGTGCGCGATCAGTTCCACCGGGCAGTGATAGCCGTTTTGTATCATCTCTTCGGTGATTTCCGCATCATCATGATAATGCACGTTTTGGTTCACGCAGGCAACGGATGACACATAGCTTGAGAGCACCATCATGTCGTGGGTGACCAACAGGATGGTTTTGCTTTTATTAATTTCTTTGAGAATGGCGTAGAGCTCGCTGCGGCCGGCATTGTCCAAACTGGCGGTGGGCTCATCCAGAATCAGGATATCGGGGTCTGTGGCAAGGGCCCGGGCGATAAACACCCGTTCGCGCTGCCCGCCGGAAAGATCATCAATGCGCCGGTTCTGGTAGCCAAGCATTTCCATTTCCGAGAGCACCTTCCGGGCGGCTTCTTTGTCCGCCTTGATAAGCCGCCCCCGGCCACGGAATCTCAGCCGGCCCATTAAAACAACATCTAAGACCGATATGGGAAAGGATTTGTTGATGGCCACATCCTGGGGGACATAGCCGATGCGGTGCGCGGCCTTTTCCGGGGGGGTGCCGTATATCCGGATGGTTCCGGTGTCAGGCTTTAAAAGCCCCAGAAAAAGTTTGACCAGCGTGGTTTTGCCGCCGCCGTTGGGGCCGATAAATGCCAGAAACTCTTTTTTCCGCACGGAAAAGGAGACATCCGAAAGCACATTTAGTCCCCGGTAGGAAAAACTCATATTTTCGACTTCAATGATCGGCTCGTTCATGACAGGTTATTTTAACTCTTCTTTGATGGCAGATGCAACCTGCTTTAAATTCTGCTCCCAGTTTTCAGCCAGAGGATCGGCCTGGACAATGGTTGCGCCGATTTCCCTGGCGATGATTTTAGCCTGTTTGACGGAGAACTGGGGCTGGGCGAATATGATCGAAATATCATTTTTTCTGGCGGTTTGGATCAGGGCGGTCACATCCTTTGCTTTCGGATCTTTGCCCTCAATTTCAATGGCGATCTGCTCCAGGCCGTAGGCATCGGCAAAATAGCCCCATGAGGGATGGAATACCATAAACTGGGGGCGTTTGATACCCGTAAATGTTTTAAGCAGGTGAGTGTCGAGTTCAACCAGCCGGTTGATAAAACCTGCATAGTTTTTTTTATAATCCGCCGTGTTCCCCGGATCAAGGGATGCAAGGGCTGTGATTATGTGCCGGGCCTGCAGCATGACAAGCGGCGGAGAAAGCCATACGTGGGGATCTTTGATGCCTTCATGGCTGTAGCCGGTTTTATGATGGCCCATGTGCCGGTGAATCGGCCTTTTTTCGATTCCGTCGGCCGTATGGATGATCCGCATGTCCGGATTGGCGTCGGCGAATTTATCAAGCCAGGCGGCTTCAAAGGGCACCCCAATGGCAAAGTAGATATCCGCGCGCGCCAGTTTGACCATCTGCCTGGGCG from Desulfobacterales bacterium includes:
- the yidD gene encoding membrane protein insertion efficiency factor YidD, with the translated sequence MQFSHKFSIFLLTAAVLMLCGCSHFHWQNESGTGPLGAAIDFYRGPMDHLNAVRAGTCPMHPGCSEYARQAIDKHGPVLGWIMACDRLLRCGRDELKKSPQIRLDGNPKCYDPLARNDWWWSAPDFKDELTSSRNWQISID
- a CDS encoding metal ABC transporter permease, with the translated sequence MIEALQFEFMRNALFAGFFASLICGVIGTFVVVNRLVFLGGGIAHASYGGIGVAFFFGIPYIVGTLGFSLLAAIVMTAVVLKAKNRADTFIGVLWAVGMAIGIILLDLTPGYNVNLMSFLFGSILAVPGSDIWWMLGLSIITIAATGYFYRDMLAISYDDEFASLRGVPVNLLYFLFIGLIAVSIVIIIRVVGLILVIALLTIPPFIAEKYARSLLMMMVLATLFAMIFNLTGLWLAYTFNLTSGATIILVATAGFFISMAVDFLLPGKFSIRQD
- a CDS encoding metal ABC transporter ATP-binding protein; this translates as MNEPIIEVENMSFSYRGLNVLSDVSFSVRKKEFLAFIGPNGGGKTTLVKLFLGLLKPDTGTIRIYGTPPEKAAHRIGYVPQDVAINKSFPISVLDVVLMGRLRFRGRGRLIKADKEAARKVLSEMEMLGYQNRRIDDLSGGQRERVFIARALATDPDILILDEPTASLDNAGRSELYAILKEINKSKTILLVTHDMMVLSSYVSSVACVNQNVHYHDDAEITEEMIQNGYHCPVELIAHGIPHRILKTHKDQP
- a CDS encoding zinc ABC transporter substrate-binding protein; its protein translation is MKKPALLKLFGMLLFFALFIPNSANAGTPLSVYVSIPPQSHFVKAIGGAHVNISVMVSPGESPASYEPSPRQMVKLARADIYFAIGVPFEAAWLDKFADANPDMRIIHTADGIEKRPIHRHMGHHKTGYSHEGIKDPHVWLSPPLVMLQARHIITALASLDPGNTADYKKNYAGFINRLVELDTHLLKTFTGIKRPQFMVFHPSWGYFADAYGLEQIAIEIEGKDPKAKDVTALIQTARKNDISIIFAQPQFSVKQAKIIAREIGATIVQADPLAENWEQNLKQVASAIKEELK